The Ruficoccus amylovorans region TGTGATGATCGACTCGACTCTCGTTAAGGCCCACCAGAACGCCACAACGGGAAAAAGGGGGCGATGTGTCAGGCTCTGGGGCGATCCCGTGGAGGACTGACCACGAAGCTGCACATGCTTTGCGATGCGCTCGGAAGGCCACTTAAAATGCACCTCACCGGTGGTCATTGCAATGACTGCACGCAGGCCGAAACGCTGCTTGAAGGTCAGCGTGCCCAAGCCGTCATCGCAGACAAAGGCTATGACTCAAACGCCATTCGGGCCTTCATCGCTAAGGCCAAGATGAAGGCTGTTATTCCCAGTAGATGCCACCGAAAACAGCAAATCCCCCACGACAAAAAACTCTACAAGCAAAGAAACAGGATCGAACGCCTATTCGGTACGCTCAAACAAAACCGCCGCATCGCCACAAGGTTCGACCGAAACGACTCTCACTATATGGCATTCGTCTTCCTCGCATGCGCCCTCATTTGGTTGACATCCTGAATGTCCGTTAGCCCTAGGCAGCGGCGGATTTGACCAGGTTCTTGCCGGTAAGGAGGCTGATCAGCTTTTTCATCGCGGGGGTGAGCACGCGGCCCTTGCGGTGGACGATGGCCAGCGGGCGCGAGAGCTTTTTACCCTTGATGTTGAGCGAGCAGATCAGGCCCTGCTTGACCTCCTGTATGACGGTGGTCGAGGGGACGATGGAGATACCCGCGTCAATTTCGACGGCGCGCTTGACGGTCTCGATGTTGTCGAACTCCATGACCGGCTCGATGTCGAGCTTGACCTCCTTGAAGAACTGGTCGGTGGCCTTGCGGGTCGGGATGTCCTGCTCGAATCCGATGAAGCGGTGCTCGGACAAATCCTTGACCTCGACCTGCTTCTGGCGGGCCAGCGGGTGGTTCGGGCTGCAGATGACCACGAGGTGGTCCTCCTGAAAGGGGATGACTTCGAGCTGGCGGATTTTGTTGGGGTAGGCGACCAGGCCGAGATCCACGGCGTTGTGCAGCACGTCTTCGTAGACGAGATTCGAGCGGCGATACTCCACGCGGACGTTGACCGAGGGGAACTCCTGCAGGAACTCCTTCACGTACGGCGGCAACTCGTGCAGGCCGATACTGTAAATGGTGGAGATATGAATAGTCCCGCTAATAACCTTTTTCATCTCCTGCAGCTCGCTGGTGAGCTTTTCGTACATGTGCAGGAGCTCCTTTGCTGACTCGTACAGCTTCGAGCCTTCGCGGGTAAGTCGAAATTGTTTTTGACTACGGTCAACAATCAGGACATTGAAGTGTTTCTCCATCGCCCGAAGTTGTTGACTGACGGCGGACTGGGTAATGCCATTCAGCTTGGCGGCACGAGAAAAGCTCTGGCTTTCGACCAGATCGCTGAAAATCTTGAAATTTTCTATGTGCATGGACTATTGCATAATGGAATCTAATTGCAAATCAATAATAATTTTAGCGAATCTTATCTTTATTTCGCAACATGATTAAATACGCTGAATTTGCTGCCCGCTGCGAAGAAATCCAGAACCGGATTCACAAGGCTTGCGAAAACTCGGGGCGCCGACCGGAAGAGGTGACCATTCTTCCCGTGACGAAAAACCATCCCGCCGACGCCGCCCGGTACGCCGCGCAGGCCGGCTTTGCCGCCGTAGGGGAGAACCGTGTGCAGGAGGCGATGGAGAAGCAACCGCTCGCGCCAGAGGGGCTGCGCTGGGAACTGATCGGCCACCTCCAGTCAAACAAGGCCCGTCAGGCGGCCACTCATTTTGACCGCGTGCAGTCGGTGGACTCGGCAAAGCTCCTGCAGCGTCTCGACATCGCCGCCGCGGAGGCCGGGCGAACACTCGCCATCCTCCTGCAAATCAACGCCGGGGACGATCCGGCCAAGTTCGGGGTCCACTGCGACGAGGCCGAGCCCTTGCTGGCCGCCGCGTTGGCCTGCTCGCACCTGCGGGTTGACGGGCTGATGACGATTGCCCCGCTGGACGACGACAAAGCCGTGGCCGCCCGCGCCTTTGAGCGATTGCGCCTGACCCGCGACCGACTCAGTGAAAAACTCGGCACGCCTTTGCCGGTGCTCTCGATGGGGATGACCGACGACCTGGAGGAAGCCGTCAAGGCGGGCAGCACACTCGTCCGCATCGGCACCGCGCTCTTCGGGACGCGTCCGGGGTATTGAGGGAAATTAAAACCGGTTCGGGACTTATTCGGAAAGAATGGGCCTCCCGCACGATGGAGCCTTGCTGGCTCCGCAGGGGCGAAGGCCCCCTGCATGCTGTTCCAGCCGGAGTGCACCCCGGCGTCGGAGTTTGGGGTTGCCGGGGGGCGGGGAATCTTTACCGTGACGCGCTGAATGAACCCCCACGCCACTCCCGAACGCAAGGCCGCTTTGCTGGCTTTGCTGGACGACCCTTCCAAGGCCGTGCGGACCGCCGTGCTCGAAGCCTACCGGGAACTGGGCGAGACGGGAGTCTCGTGGCTGCGCGAAGCCGTGCGCGCCGATGGAGATCGGGCCGATGACGCCCGCCGCGTGCTTCACGAACTGCGCGAGGACGACCCGAAGGCGGCCTTTATCGAGTTCATCCACTCGTACCGTTACGAGCTGGAAACCGGCGCGCTCATGCTCAACCGCACCTGGTATCCGGATCTTGATCTGGCCGAGTGCTGCCTGTTCCTTGACGCCATCGCCGACCGCTGCGAACAGCTTTTCTGCGAGCCTTCGACAGACTTTGAAAAATGCCGCGTGCTCAACCGGGTGATTTTTCACGAGTACGGCTTCAGTGGAGACCAGGAGGATTTTTACCACCCCGATAACAGCTTCCTCAACCGCGTGCTTGAGCGCCGGCGCGGGCTGCCCATCACGCTCTCCATCGTGTACTTGCTCGTGGCCTACCGCTGCGGGCTGCCGCTGGAGCCGGTCGGCTTTCCCGGGCGGTTCATGGTCGGCTGCTACACCGAGGGCGAGCCGTTCTTTATCGACGTGTTCGAGAGCGGGGTTTTTCGCACCGCCGAGGAGCTGGAGGCCATGCTCGAATCCCACCGGCTGGAAAGTGACCCGGGCATTCTCGCCCCGATTTCAGTCGGCGAAGTGCTCGTGCGCTGCTGTCGCAATCTCGTCAACCAGTTTACCCGGGCGCGTGACCCCGAATCGGCTCGCCTCTACGCCGATTTCGTTCATGAATTCGAAAATGCTTACAAGCGCAAAGCTTGATCAGGACACGGTCTATAGCCTCGACGATTTGAACGACTGGCCCCGCGACGGCGTGTCGCTCGCTGTGCTCGGAGACCCGGTGGCGCACTCGCTGAGCCCGCGCATGTACCACGCCGCGCTCGCCTGCATGGCGCAGACCCAGCCGATGTTCGCGCACTGGCACTACGTGAAGATGTACGTGCCCGAAGGCCAGCTCGGCTCCGCACTGGAGCGACTCTGGGAGGCCGGTTTTCTCGGAATGAACCTCGTGCTCCCGCACAAGGTGGCGGCCATCCCGCTGGCGGCCGAACTGGACGACAACGCCCGCGAAGTTGGCGCGGTCAACACCCTGCTGCGGCTGCCGACCGGCGGCTATCGCGGTTACAACACCGACACCTACGGGTTGGAGGAAGCTGTCCGCCGTGACCTCGACGCGCAACTGGCGGGCGAGGATGTGATCCTGCTCGGGGCCGGAGGCGCGGCCCAGGCCGTGGCCCACCACATTTTACGCAGCGGCTGCAAGTCTCTCTGGATCGGCAACCGCAGCCAGGACCGGCTGGCCCGGGTGCTGGACGGCCTGCAAGCGGTGGCCGGGGAGGGGAGGCTGCACGGTTTTGACCTGACAAACCCACCCGCCGCGCTTCCGAAGACGGGCTTGATGGTCAACGGCACCTCGCTCGGGCTGCACCGGGGAGATCCCGCGCCGGTTGATGTGAGCGGTTTTTCGCCGGAGCTGAAAATTTACGATATGACCTACGGGCACGAGAACGCCCTTTGTCTGGCGGCCCGCGAACGCGGCATCCGCTACGCCGACGGGGCCTCGATGCTCGTGTGGCAAGGGGTGCGGGCGATGGAGATTTACAGCGAAACCGCCGTGCCCGCCCAACCGATGATGAACGCCGTATGCGCCGGTTCCGGCTGCCCTGTGCGCCATGTTTGAGTACATTGAAGAAATTGACACGCTCGTGCCGTGGTTCTTTCCGCTGGCGGTGTTCCTGTTCGGGGCCTGCTGGGGGAGCTTTTTAAACGTGGTCATCTACCGGGTCCCGGCGGGGAAGTCCGTCATCCGGCCCGGCTCCCATTGCGCCTGCGGCCAGCCCATCGCCTGGTATGACAATATCCCGATCCTGTCGTGGTGCCTGCTGCGCGGGAAAGCCCGCTGCTGCGGACGGTATTTCAGCTTCCGTTACCCCTTTGTCGAGTTGCTGACCGGGGTGCTCTTTGTGACGGCGTGGCTGCTGCTGCCGCCGCAGGTGGCCTTGGCCGGGTTTGTCTTTATCGCCCTGCTGATCGCGGGGACTTTTATCGATCTGGACACGATGACCCTGCCCGACCAGATCACGGTGGGCGGGTGTATCGCCGGGGTTGCGCTATCGTTTCTGTTGCCGGAACTGCACGGCTTTGGCGGGGGGGAGCCGTGGCTCTTGCGCGCCATTCGCTCAGCCGTCATCGGGATGACGGGCGCAGCGGTCGGCTCGGGCGTCATTCTGTGGATCGCGCTCAGCGCTGAGGCCGTCCTGCGCCGGGAGGCGATGGGCTTCGGCGACGTGATCCTGATGGGCTGCATCGGGGCCTTCTGCGGCTGGCAGGGAGCGCTGTTCGCGATTTTTGGCGGGGCGCTGCTGGGGACGCTGGTCGTGATCCCGATGATGATTTTGCAAAAGCTTTTCGGTCTTGCCCTGCCGGGGCCGGGCAAGGTGGTCAAGGCCGGGGCCGAAGGTGTCTCCGCTGCGCTCGACAAGGAAGAGGCCGCGGCCCGCGCCAAGGCCGAAGCCACCAGCAAGGCCGCCGCCCGTTCAGCGGGTTCCGAATGCTCCAAGGGCGATGCTGGCTCAGAGGACATCGCTGCCTCGTCCGAGTCTGCCAAGGCGGGTGCCGCCGCGCAGGAAGCCGCCGCCGACCAGCAACTGGGCATGGGCGTGGCCATTCCGTTCGGGCCGTGGCTGGCGCTGGGCGGGCTGGTTTATTTCCTGTTCATGCGCGGCCCGACCGACGCTTACCTGGAGGCGCTCAAGGCCGCTGTCTTCGCCCCCCTCGGCGGTGGTGGTGCGTGACCGCACTGGACATTGAGGGGCTACGCCCCTACGCCGCCAGAAAGGCGGCTACCCCGGTGAGTGCCCGCACGGGGTTGGCGTGGCGGGGCGCGGCGTATGGTCGGTGGAGCGGGGAGTTTGTTTACGCGGTCTCGTCGCCGGTCTTGATCTTTTCCGGATTCCAGCCTTTATTCAACCGACATGAAAGCCCGTCGCAAGCCCGTGAAAAAACGCCTGAAAATATTGGGTGTCGGCTTGGCTGTGCTGGTGTTTTTTCCGCTTTCGGTACTGGTGCTGATTCTTTACGCCCGGCGTGAAGTCGAGACTTCGGCGCAGGGACGGGTGGCGAGCGAGGCTGGAGGCGTTCCGAAAACGCGGGTTGCGCTGGTGCTGGGGTGCTCGCGGTATTTGGACAGCGGAGAGGAGAATCTGTTTTTCTCCGCGCGGATGGATGCGGCCCGCGAACTTTACGAGGCCGGGGCGGTCGAGTACCTGCTGGTCAGCGGTGACAACTCTCGGCCTGACTACGACGAAAGCTCGGACATGAAGGAGGCGCTGATGGAGCAGGGCGTGCCGGAGGAACGAATCGCGTGCGATTATGCCGGATTCAGCACGCTGGATTCGGTCCTGCGGGCGCGTGAGGTATTCGGACTGGAGCAGTTTGTTATCGTTTCGCAGGGGTTCCATGTGCGCCGCGCGCTCTACATCGCTCGCGCCAACGGCCTCGACGCCACCGGCTACGCGGCTCGCGACGTGGGCGGGACCGGAGGAAAGTTTATCCGGCTGCGCGAGGCGCTGGCCAGGGTAAAAGTCCTCCTCGATGTGCGCGTGTTCGGGCGCGCGCCGAAGTTCCTTGGAGAGCCTGTTGTGATTGGCCAGCATCCTTGACCGTTGGGGCGTTATTGCCGTGTTTTTCCACGATTCCCGTAAAACCTTTCGGTTCCTATGCATCCCATTCTGAAACTCGTCCTGCTGCTTTGTTGCAGTAATGTCTTCATGACCTTCGCCTGGTACGCTCATCTGAAGGAGATGAACAACCGGCCTTGGATCATCGCGGCGCTGGTGAGCTGGGGCATTGCGCTGCTGGAGTACCTCTTTCAGGTGCCCGCCAACCGGATCGGCTACACCGTGCTCAGCGTCGGGCAACTCAAAATCATTCAGGAGGTGATCACGCTTTCGGTCTTTGTCCCGTTCTCGGTCTTCTACATGCGCGAGCCCCTCAAGTGGGACTACCTCTGGGCCGGGCTGTGTCTGGTGGGTGCGGTCTATTTTATGTTCCGCGATAAAATTGCCTGAGGATCGCGGGCGGCGGGTTCGGCCTCGCTTTCGCGGGAGGGGGAGGGTGCGCCCATAATCGGCTTGCCTGAGGGCGGGGCGAGGGCTTTGATTGCGGGTTTCGCACCGAACCGACATGAGGCCCGAGTTTTCCATCATCATCCCTTTCTACAACGAAGAAGAAAGCGTCGTCGCGGTGCTCGAAGAAGTCCGCCGCTGCCAGCCGGAGGCCGAAATCATCGCGGTGGACGATGGCAGCTCCGACGCCACTTGGGAGAAAATCTGCTCCGTACAAGGCATCCGTGGGCTTCGCCCCTCGGCCAACCGGGGGCAGAGCGCGGCCATGTACGCCGGGCTCCAGCGGGCGACGGCTCCCGTGGTCGGCCTGATGGACGGCGACGGCCAGAACGACCCGGCTGATTTCGCCAAGCTCCTGTCCGCGATGAACGAAGGCGTGGACGTGGTGGTCGGCTACCGGGCCAAGCGCAAGGACACCTTTAGCCGCCGGGCCGCCTCCAAGATCGCCAACCGCATCCGGCGGATGTTTCTGGACGACGGGGTGCGCGACACCGGCTGCTCGCTCAAGGTCTTCCGGCGAGAGGCGGTCCAGTACCTGGTGCCTTTCAACGGCCTGCATCGCTACCTGCCCGCGATTTTCAAAAAGGCCGGACTGCGCATCGCCGAGGTCCCGGTCAACCACCGTCCGCGCGAGCTGGGCGTCTCCAAGTACACGAACTGGGACCGCGCCCTGCGCGGCATTTACGACCTCATCGGGGTGAGCTGGCTGCTCAAGCGCAAGGTCCATTATCCCTCTATCGAAGAGAATTTGCATGATTGATTGCCTGACTTTCCTGGCTACCGCCACCACGACGGCAGCCGATACCGCCGCGCAAGCCGGTTTTATGGACCGCACCTTGTTCGAGGTGCCAGGGCTTGGCCTGACCGTGACGCTGTGGAAGGTGATCGGCTACTTCGGGGTGGCCGTCTTTGGCTCGCGCTGGCTGGTGCAGGTCTTCGCCACTCATAAGGCGAAAAAAGTGACCATGCCCCGCCTCTTCTGGTACATGAGCCTGACCGGCAGCCTCTGCCTGATCTCGTACTTCATCTGGGGCAAGAACGACTCGGTCGGCATCCTCTCGAACCTTTTCCCGGCGACCATCGCGTTTTACAACCTCATCACCGACATTCGCCATGCCAAGGTGCAAAAGGCCGAGGCGCAGGAGATCGGCGAATGATTTTTTCAACGGAAGTCCGGGAAGATTGGTGAGCAATTATTGCAGGCCTTTCATTCCGACCTTCCTTTTAAAATCCTTTGGAACCTAATTACCGAAGAGCCAGAACCCGGCCTTGATCCACAGCGGGATGGTGAGCATCCCGGCGAGGCAACTGGCGGCCACGGCCTGGAAGGCGAGGTTACCGGAGCCGCCGTAGTGCTTGGCCAATACAACCGGGAAAATCCCGCAGGGCATGGCGGCGTGGACGATGACGACGTCCCGCACGGCGGGTGAAAAGGGAATGACGCAGGTCGCCCCGAGCATGAGCGCGGGCAGCACGAGGTGTCGCATGCAGACGCCCCCGGCCACGACGCCGGGGCGCAACCGGGCGCCACTTTCGCGGGCCAGTTCGCAGAAGGCCACCCCGATGATAAAAATCCCGACCGGGATGGCGCAGGCCGCCAGCATGTCGATCAGGCCGAGGGCGGCGGAGGGAAAAAGGTCGTGCCCGCCCAGGTAATTCAGGGGCAGGCCAATGAGCACGGCCACCGCCGGGGGCGAGAAGGCTTTTTTCAGATTGCGGCGGTTAAAGCTCCCCGAGACGACGCTAACCCCGACCGTCCAGATGGCCAGGTCCACCCCGACGTTGACCACGAGCATGACCCCGATGGCCGCGTCGGAGAAAAACAGCGAGGCCACCGGGATGGCCACGTAACCGTAGTTGTAGGTCGCCGCGACAAAGGCAAACGTCCCCCGGTCACGCGCCTCGCGGATGCCGAACAGCGGCGCGCACAAGGCCGAAACCAGCACCCCGCCCGCCACGAACAAGTAACCCGTAGCGACGGATTCGACTACGACCGAGCTTTCGCGCAGCAGTTCGTTGCCCAGCACGAAGCGGAAAATCAGGCACGGGTACAGCAGGTACACGACCAGACGCATGACTTCGCGCTCGCCCTGCGCGGAAAACCACCCTCGCGCCCGGGCTGCCCAGCCCAGCCCCACCAACAGGAAAACCGGCAGCACCGCCGAAAAAATTGTGCCGTAATCGACCATAAACAGCCGGGTATTATCCTCTGCCCGTCCGCGCCTGTCTAGGTCGTTTTAGAAGCGAATTCGGTCACGAAGCACACAAAATAATTCCGTTTCCCAACAGAAATGAGACCAGCCTTTTCAATCGCCTTGATCAAGTCAGGGATTTAACAGGAAGAGCGGAAAGAGCGCCAAGCGGGACAGGAGGCATCTTCTTCCTTACTTTCCGGCCTTCCTGTTAAATCTTTTAGGCCCTGGCGCAGCGAACCTCATGCTTCCTGGGCCTTGGGCAGGGTGATGGTAAAGGTGGTGCCGCCGTTGGTCATGGTCTCGAAGTCGATGCTGCCGCCGTGGGCGTCCACGATGGATTTGACAATCGCTGTGCCCAGGCCGGTGCCGCGGCTCTTGCCGTAGGTGATGAAGGGGCTGAAAAGGTTGTGACGGATGGACTCGGGGATGCCCTTGCCGTTGTCGCTGACGATGATTTCGGCCGTCGATTCGAGGTTGTGGACAAAGATCTGCACCTGGCCGCGCCGATCCTCATCGAAGGCTTCGATGGCGTTGCCGACGAGGTTTTGCAGCACGCGGATGAGCTTGCTCTCCTCGCCCATGACGGTGACGGGGGTGGCCCGCATCTCGATCACCACGCGGTCGTGGCGGAAAAACGGTTCGTTCATCTGCCGGAACTTCTCGCACAGTTCGGCCAGGTCGATCCGCGTCAGGTGGAGCCGCTGCTCGCCCTTGGAGAACTCGCTCAGCTCGTTGGCCATCTCGACCATGCGCTGCACCTGAGCCTCGATGTTTTCGCAGATGCGGAGGGTCTTGGGGTCGGGATGCTGGCTGCGCAGGAGCTGCGCGCCAAGGCTGATCAGGGTGAAGGGGTTTTTAAAGTCGTGGATGATGGTGTTCATCATCGTGCCGACCATGGCCATCTTTTCCTTCTGGAGCATGTCGTCCACGTAGTGTCGGGTGGTGGCGTGGAGGTGGTTGACAATGCTGCCGAGGATTTGCTCGATGGGGCCGGGAGTGTTTTTGATGAACTCGACCAGACTGTCGCGCCCGATCTGGGCGATCTTTACCGGGGTGGTCTGAGCCACGGCATTGAGCGCGCGCGGCGCACCGGTGAAAATCCCGATCTCGCCAAAGAAGTTCCCCGCTTCGCTGTAACTGATGATGCGGTCTTCCTCGCCGGGGATGCTCTTGGTGAAGGCGACGGTGCCCTCCAGCACGAGGCAGAGCGTATCCGAGGGGCTGCCTTCGGTAAAAACCACGTCACCCTTCTTATATTCGCTGACGGCAGTCCGTTCCGCCAACGGGCGGACATCCTCCACATCGGAAGCGTGGAAAAAGGGATGGTCCTCGATCTGCATTGCTGGGGCGTCTGTTTTCTCTGCCGAATAAGCTTTCTATGAAAAGTAAAAGCCTTTTACGTTTGCGGGTCTAGCCCGAATATCAACGGTTTAGGTAGTGGATATGCCTTAGAAAAGGCCATCGTCCGACGTTTTCATGACCCAAGTCCCGACTCTTGGAGAGCCGCTGCCTAGCGTTATCAACCCGATGTCGCAGGCGAATCCGGTTCCCGGGGGAGTAACGCTTTCAGGTGGGCGAGGCCGCCGTTGAGGTCATTAAATTCGCCGTCGAGCTGGGCCTCGTAGCAGGCGTCGATCAGGGGGCGGAAGCGCGGGCCGGGCTTGAGCCCGAACGCGATCAGGTGGCGGCCCTGGATGAGCGGCTCGGGGGCGGCGTCCTTGATCGAGAGGGCCTCGGCCCGCTCCAGCAGCCACTGCCCGGCGGGGAAGTCGGCGCTCAGCGGCGGGCGGCCGCCCATGTCGGCTTCGGCCACGCGGATCAGCCGGTCAATACGTCCGACCTTGCGGGCCAGCCTGCGCACGGCGTTGTCGCCGGCCTGGGCGGCGTGGAGGAGGGCGGGGCGCATGTGGGTCTCGACCAGGATGAGCACGTCCTCGATCAGTTGCTGGTGCGCGGTCAGGTGGCGCAGGAACAACTCCGCCGGAATGACGCCCTCGGTGTCGTGCCGGGGGGAGCGGATGCGCCCGTCCTCGTCGGTGTAGGTCGTTTGTGGCTTGCCCATGTCGTGGCAGAGCACGGCCAGGCCGACGACGAGATCTTCCCAGTCGTTGCCGATGCGTTGCCGGGCGAAGGCGTCCATGCAGTGCAGGGTGTGGGTCCACACGTCGCCCTCGGGGTGCCACTGCGGGTCTTGCTCGCAGCCGACGAGCGCGGCCAGTTCGGGCGTGTAGCGTATCCAGCCACAGTCTTTTAAAAAGGTCAGCCCGAGCGAGGGGCGAACGCCCTTGAGCACGAGCTTTTCCCACTCGCTGAAGATGCGTTCACGGGGGAGGTTTTCCGGGGTGATCTGACGGCAAAGCTCCAGCGTCTCCGGGGCGATGGTTAACTCGAAACGCGCCAGAAACTGCATGGCCCGCAGCACGCGCAAGGGGTCTTCGCTGAACTTGTCCGAGGTGTGGCGCAGGATGCGGTTTTCCAGGTCGGCGCGTCCGTTGAAGGGATCGACCAGCTCGCCGCTGAGCGGGTCCCAGGAGAGGGCGTTGAGTGTGAAGTCGCGCCGCGAAGCCGCCTCGACCTGGCTCATGTGTGGGTCACCCGTGACGGCGAAGCCCCGGTGGCCAGTGCCCTGTTTGGACTCGCGACGGGGCAGGCTCACGTCCAGCTCCAGGCCCCTCAGCTTGAATACCCCGAAGGCGCGGCCCACGGCGTTGACCTCGAAGTCACGGCGCAGCAGCCTCAGAAGGAGCTTTTCCTCCAGTCCGAAGACCTCCATGTCGGCGTCCTTGGAGGCGCGCCCGAGCAGGGCGTCGCGCACGCAGCCCCCGACGAAGAAGGCCCGCCCTCCGGTCTGGCGCACGGCCTCGGCGATGCGCACCCCGGCGTCGAATTCGGTGGGGCGGAGGGAGCTTTGAATGGATATTAACCTGCTGGACATCAAGCTAATGAGTTAGATTAATCTTTTTACTTTACTATTTTACCTAATTAAGTAAGTTTTCATCTATCATGACACCCATGACGATGCCCACCCTGGAACCGGATCTCAAGCGGGAAAACGAGGAACTGATCGCCCTGCCGGCGGCAGAGCGCATCCGTCGCGCCCACGAGCGATGGGGGGATTCGCTGGTCATGAGCACGAGCTTCGGCGTGCAGTCGGCGGTGCTGCTGCACATGGCCAATACCGTCGTGCCCGGCATCCCGGTTATTTTTGTCGATACCGGCTATCTGTTTCCCGAGACCTATCGTTTCGCGCAGGAGTTGACCGACCGGTTGGAGTTGAACCTGAAAATCTACACCCCCCGCCGTACTTCAGCCATGCAGGAGGCGCTGGAGGGTAAGCGTTGGGAAAAGGACATCGCCGCGCTCGAATCCTACAACCACGAAAACAAGGTCGAACCGATGAACCGCGCCCTGCGCGAACTCGACGCCCAGGCGTGGATTTCCGGACTACGCCGGGTGCAGTCCTCGACTCGCGGACATCTGCGCCCGCTGGAGCGCCAGAACAAGACTTTCAAGGCTTACCCGATCATCGACTGGACGGACCGCGACATCTATAATTACCTGAGCGAAAACAGCCTGCCGTACCATCCCCTTTGGGACGAGGGCTATGTCTCTGTCGGCGACTGGCACAGCACTTCGAAGCTTGAGGCCGGGATGAACGCCGAAGACACCCGCTTCGGCGGGCGCAAGCGTGAGTGCGGCCTGCACGAGATGTCAGATCGCGGCGGCGACTACCAGATCTGATCGAACTGATTTAAGAAAGGTGACTCGCACAGAGCCACGGAGATTTTTAATTTAAAATTTCCCGTGATATTCGTGCTTATACCCAGAAGCTAAGTCGTGTCTTCAAAAATACTGTAGCCACAAAATTTGAATGGCTAAATGGCTAATTGTTAATTGTTGGATGCGGAACGTAGAAAACAACAATTAGCCATTTTAACCATTTAGCCATTCGGCCTTTGAGCAGGCGGCTACGATTCTATTTAAAACGCGCTAATACTTCTGCCGGAGCTTCCAGATCACGCGGGCGTCGGTGATGAGGGTTGCGAGCACAGCGGGGGAGATGGACTGCTTGGGGTCGTCGCCGATGCCGGATTTCGGGTCGATGTGGGTCTCGACAACAAAGCCGTCGGCCCCGTAGGCCATAGCGGCGAGGGCGGCTCCCGGGACGTAGGCGGCGCGGCCCACCGAGTGCGAGGGGTCCACGATAACGGGCGCCCAACTCTTGGCCTTTAAAAGTTGCGTGATCGACTCGTCCGGGTGGTTGCGGTAGCCGTCCATGGAGGGGAGGGTGCCTCGCGGGCATAGCAGTACCTTGGGATTACCCGCCGAGACGATGTACTCGGCGGCGGCCAGAAACTCATCTACCGGGGCCATCGGGCGTCCGCGCTTGAGCAGGACGGCGGTCTTTGAGCCCGCAGTTTGCGCCCCGATCTGACGCAGGAGGGGGTAGTTGAGCGCGTTGCGCGCGCCGATCTGAATCACGTCGATCCCGGCCTCCAGCACGAGCCGCAGGTGGTCTGTGTCCATGACCTCGGTGTTGATGGCCAGGCCGGTACGGGCGCGGGCTTCCAGCAGGATGTCGAGCGCGGCGTTGTCGCCCTGATAGGAGTAGGGCATGGTGCGGGGCTTCCAGACGCCGCCGCGCAGGATGTGCCCGCCGGCCTCTTTGACCGCCTGGGCGGTTTCATAGAAAAGGTTCGGGTTCTTCGGGTCGATGGTGCAGGGGCCAGCGATGAAAAGCGGTTCCTTGCCGATCTCGACTCCGGCCAACTGGCGCTTACCCTCGGCCAGCGAGGACTTGATGTCCATCAGCTTGTAGGGCGAGTCAATCGCGTCCACGCGCGCCACGTAATCAAGCCCGAGCAAGCGGTTCATCATGGTCTCGTGGCGTTCGTCCCCGAGGATGGCGTAGATGCAGCGCTCGGCCCCGACGATGGTCTGAATGCGGCAGCCGAATTCGCCGACGATTTTTTCGACTTCTTCGAGTTGGGCGGGGGTGAGACGTGGGTTGCGCGGGATGATCATGGCTGGAAAATATCAGGGGTGGAAAATGACGGCAGGCCAGACCCTCTTGGGCGTGCGCCGGGTGGTGCGCCCAGATGAGATAACTTAACCGCGGGGCGAGGCTGGTCCCTGGTTGCGGCGGCGCGATTGCGGGACGCCGTGCCGTG contains the following coding sequences:
- a CDS encoding IS5 family transposase (programmed frameshift) yields the protein MAKRYELTDEQYEQIKDLLPGKVGDPGRTAEDNHRFINGVMWVLRSSAFWRDMPERYGNYETTYKRFSRWAKKGIWEQVFKRLLKDPKNAYVMIDSTLVKAHQNATTGKKGAMCQALGRSRGGLTTKLHMLCDALGRPLKMHLTGGHCNDCTQAETLLEGQRAQAVIADKGYDSNAIRAFIAKAKMKAVIPSRCHRKQQIPHDKKLYKQRNRIERLFGTLKQNRRIATRFDRNDSHYMAFVFLACALIWLTS
- a CDS encoding LysR family transcriptional regulator, yielding MHIENFKIFSDLVESQSFSRAAKLNGITQSAVSQQLRAMEKHFNVLIVDRSQKQFRLTREGSKLYESAKELLHMYEKLTSELQEMKKVISGTIHISTIYSIGLHELPPYVKEFLQEFPSVNVRVEYRRSNLVYEDVLHNAVDLGLVAYPNKIRQLEVIPFQEDHLVVICSPNHPLARQKQVEVKDLSEHRFIGFEQDIPTRKATDQFFKEVKLDIEPVMEFDNIETVKRAVEIDAGISIVPSTTVIQEVKQGLICSLNIKGKKLSRPLAIVHRKGRVLTPAMKKLISLLTGKNLVKSAAA
- a CDS encoding YggS family pyridoxal phosphate-dependent enzyme codes for the protein MIKYAEFAARCEEIQNRIHKACENSGRRPEEVTILPVTKNHPADAARYAAQAGFAAVGENRVQEAMEKQPLAPEGLRWELIGHLQSNKARQAATHFDRVQSVDSAKLLQRLDIAAAEAGRTLAILLQINAGDDPAKFGVHCDEAEPLLAAALACSHLRVDGLMTIAPLDDDKAVAARAFERLRLTRDRLSEKLGTPLPVLSMGMTDDLEEAVKAGSTLVRIGTALFGTRPGY
- a CDS encoding SirB1 family protein codes for the protein MNPHATPERKAALLALLDDPSKAVRTAVLEAYRELGETGVSWLREAVRADGDRADDARRVLHELREDDPKAAFIEFIHSYRYELETGALMLNRTWYPDLDLAECCLFLDAIADRCEQLFCEPSTDFEKCRVLNRVIFHEYGFSGDQEDFYHPDNSFLNRVLERRRGLPITLSIVYLLVAYRCGLPLEPVGFPGRFMVGCYTEGEPFFIDVFESGVFRTAEELEAMLESHRLESDPGILAPISVGEVLVRCCRNLVNQFTRARDPESARLYADFVHEFENAYKRKA
- a CDS encoding shikimate dehydrogenase family protein, which codes for MLTSAKLDQDTVYSLDDLNDWPRDGVSLAVLGDPVAHSLSPRMYHAALACMAQTQPMFAHWHYVKMYVPEGQLGSALERLWEAGFLGMNLVLPHKVAAIPLAAELDDNAREVGAVNTLLRLPTGGYRGYNTDTYGLEEAVRRDLDAQLAGEDVILLGAGGAAQAVAHHILRSGCKSLWIGNRSQDRLARVLDGLQAVAGEGRLHGFDLTNPPAALPKTGLMVNGTSLGLHRGDPAPVDVSGFSPELKIYDMTYGHENALCLAARERGIRYADGASMLVWQGVRAMEIYSETAVPAQPMMNAVCAGSGCPVRHV
- a CDS encoding prepilin peptidase, whose translation is MFEYIEEIDTLVPWFFPLAVFLFGACWGSFLNVVIYRVPAGKSVIRPGSHCACGQPIAWYDNIPILSWCLLRGKARCCGRYFSFRYPFVELLTGVLFVTAWLLLPPQVALAGFVFIALLIAGTFIDLDTMTLPDQITVGGCIAGVALSFLLPELHGFGGGEPWLLRAIRSAVIGMTGAAVGSGVILWIALSAEAVLRREAMGFGDVILMGCIGAFCGWQGALFAIFGGALLGTLVVIPMMILQKLFGLALPGPGKVVKAGAEGVSAALDKEEAAARAKAEATSKAAARSAGSECSKGDAGSEDIAASSESAKAGAAAQEAAADQQLGMGVAIPFGPWLALGGLVYFLFMRGPTDAYLEALKAAVFAPLGGGGA